The Saprospiraceae bacterium genome includes a window with the following:
- a CDS encoding class I SAM-dependent methyltransferase, with protein sequence MNWFRAKAFIGYYIKAVTKFNTHSPFLYDFVISILDTKKNYYVFDSIEAHRKFLLKSDKTLQINDFGAGSKVLASKAKKVSEIAKSSLSSENKCRILFNMILNFKCKNILELGTSLGISSSYLASTGETRHVYTLEGDTTIAELAKSTHQSLGLKNIDVHTGKFIDTLPDILNKIECVDFAFLDGHHQEQATLDYLEMVIQKCHEQSIIIVDDIYWSEGMSRAWEKIKNRPDVTLTIDLFDIGIVFFRKQLSKENITYIPYHYKPWKIGLFG encoded by the coding sequence ATGAATTGGTTTCGGGCAAAGGCATTTATCGGATATTATATCAAAGCAGTTACAAAGTTTAATACACATTCTCCATTTTTGTATGACTTTGTGATTAGTATATTGGATACAAAAAAAAATTATTATGTTTTTGATAGTATTGAAGCCCACAGAAAATTTCTCTTAAAATCTGATAAAACTTTACAAATCAATGATTTTGGGGCTGGTTCAAAAGTTTTAGCTTCCAAAGCAAAAAAGGTATCTGAAATTGCCAAATCATCCCTTTCTTCTGAAAACAAATGCAGGATTTTGTTCAATATGATTCTTAATTTCAAATGCAAAAATATCCTTGAACTGGGTACATCACTTGGGATTTCATCTTCATATCTGGCTTCAACCGGCGAGACAAGACATGTTTATACACTTGAAGGAGATACAACCATAGCTGAATTGGCTAAAAGCACACATCAATCCCTCGGTCTAAAAAACATCGACGTTCATACTGGAAAGTTTATTGACACACTACCTGATATTTTAAATAAAATAGAGTGTGTTGATTTTGCTTTTTTGGATGGTCATCACCAGGAGCAAGCTACATTGGATTATTTGGAAATGGTCATTCAAAAATGTCATGAGCAAAGCATCATCATAGTGGATGACATTTATTGGTCTGAGGGTATGTCCAGAGCCTGGGAAAAAATCAAAAATAGACCTGATGTGACTTTGACTATTGATTTGTTTGACATAGGGATAGTTTTTTTTCGGAAGCAATTATCAAAAGAAAATATTACATATATACCATATCATTACAAGCCATGGAAAATAGGATTATTTGGTTGA
- a CDS encoding ATP-binding cassette domain-containing protein → MPVLRINHLSKSYGRVKALNDLNITIEAGNIYGLLGPNGSGKTTTLGIILGILKQDSGDFEWFDGMYGEKHRLKIGAILETPNFYPYLNADENLEIIRHIKNDSNANFDELLTLVNLKERRKSKFSTYSLGMKQRLAIAATLIGDPEVLIFDEPTNGLDPQGIAEVREILQKIAKSGKTVIMASHILDEVEKICTHVAIIEKGFLLATGPVGSIINSDITVELAANDMDKLKTFLTDLPFVKRLDLNGKIIEILIDKEEDHSVINQMAFDHGLLLTHFVARKKRLETEFLEITSKAK, encoded by the coding sequence ATGCCTGTACTAAGAATAAATCATCTTTCAAAATCATACGGAAGAGTAAAAGCACTTAACGACCTGAATATCACCATAGAAGCGGGAAATATTTATGGTCTGTTGGGACCAAACGGGAGCGGTAAAACAACCACACTTGGCATCATACTTGGCATACTTAAGCAGGACAGTGGTGATTTCGAGTGGTTTGACGGAATGTACGGAGAGAAGCACAGGCTTAAAATAGGAGCCATTCTTGAAACTCCCAATTTTTATCCTTATCTCAATGCTGATGAAAATCTCGAAATCATCAGACACATAAAAAATGACAGCAATGCCAATTTCGATGAACTGCTGACCCTTGTAAATCTTAAGGAGAGAAGGAAGTCAAAATTCAGCACTTATTCTCTTGGGATGAAACAAAGGTTGGCGATTGCTGCTACACTGATCGGAGATCCTGAAGTTTTGATATTTGACGAACCAACCAATGGACTGGATCCGCAGGGAATTGCTGAGGTGAGAGAAATCCTGCAGAAAATAGCAAAGTCGGGAAAAACTGTCATCATGGCATCTCATATTCTGGATGAAGTGGAAAAGATTTGTACTCATGTAGCCATCATCGAAAAAGGTTTTTTATTAGCTACCGGACCAGTAGGATCTATCATCAACAGTGACATAACCGTGGAATTAGCGGCCAATGATATGGATAAATTAAAAACATTTTTGACAGATCTGCCGTTTGTCAAAAGATTGGATTTAAATGGGAAAATCATTGAAATCCTCATTGATAAGGAAGAAGATCATAGTGTTATCAATCAAATGGCTTTTGACCACGGTTTGCTTTTGACCCATTTTGTGGCAAGAAAGAAAAGACTTGAAACAGAATTTTTGGAAATCACATCAAAAGCAAAATAA